In the genome of Prosthecobacter dejongeii, the window CCTTGCATTAGCAGGACAGTCGAAACCTCTTCTGATGCAGGGGCGTGTTTTCCTGGGAGAGCAGACCGAGGCCCCCCGCACATTTGCCTTTGCCGCCCGCGACCGCATTGACGAGACTCAGCAGCGAATCCGCTCCGTGCATGACGAATGCTATCACTATATCCGCACCCTTTCGACTGGCCCCACCTTTTCATCCCTGAACCGTTACAAGGAAAAGTGTTTTGCCATCATGCCTGTGATGCATGGCCTCCATGCACAGGGGAAACTCACTGGACCGGCACTGGAACTCATGCAGCGGACCGGTCCCTGTGAAGAGCTCTACAACACCCAGATGGACCCGCACGAGGTGAAGAACCTTTTGACCTCACAGGAGCCCGCCGATCGCGAAGCCTTGACCCGACTTCGCGCTGCACTCGATACCTGGATGACAGAAACCGGAGATCGAGGAGCCATTCCAGAACCCGCAGAGGTCACCGCCCCGTTTGCCCAAGAGATGCATCAATGGTTCGGCACGCCATCCTGGGCACTGCCAGCCAAATAGGCATAAAAAAAGCGCCAACCGCTGCTTTCAGCGAATTGGCGCTTTTCTAAAATGGTGGAGGCGAGGGGAATCGAACCCCTGTCCGAATAACCGTAAGTTGGAGCTTCTACATGTTTATCCGGTTATTTAATCTCGATGAGAGGTCTTCAACTGGCAGAATACCTTTCACCCAGCGTCCTGTTGAATCTCGCTTTCGACCCGGTCGCCCGGTCAGCCAGCCAGCCTGGTAGTGTCATCGTCGAGGCTACCAGACATTGCCTCGAAGATGTTGCGGTGCTTAGGCCGCAAGAGCGAGCTCAGAAGAGTTTGCTTTTATTTGTTTGATCCGAAGATTAACGAGGCCAACGAATCATCCTCGACATGCCACCCCGACCGCAGACTACCCGTCGAAACCAGGACGCCCCCATGTCAGTATTGACAGTTTAAGCATCGCGTTATTTGGCGGAACAGTCAAGTTTTCTTTCTTGGCCTAGATGACCGCAGCCTGAGTAGCTCTGATCCAAACCATGCCCTCACAAACGCCGACCCCATACTTGAGCAAAGTGATGTGCTAGACGTAGCTTTTGGGCGACTTTAACAGGAATCACAAACGGATATAAGGCCGACTCGCCTAGGCTATTGGAGATCTCATTGAGCACCGTAGAAAGACAAATCCAGCGCTGGAGCCAAGCCAAGAACTCATCGTTAGCGACGGGATCATGCTTTAAAATCGTGGGTAAAAAACCCGCCTCCACTGGCATCAAGACCAGGGGAAGCGCCACGTGTTGCACCTGGATGCCCAATCCTTCGCAAGTCTCGAGACCATCGGCTATCTGGAGATAGTGAGCCCAGGTTTCTGCCCAGTCTTCCCAAGGGTGAGAGGCTGCATAACCCGTGATGTAGTTTTGCTCCCAACCCGTTGAAGGACCTTTTTGATAATGCGCGCTCAAGGCTCCGGCATAGTCTAGCCATTCGTCTCCGAAACGCTCACGAAAAGCCATACGCAAGGGGTCTTCCCAGGGCAGATTCGAGAGAAACCGCTGCCAGAGGTAATGTGCGCTTTCGTGACGAAAGTGGCCTAACAAGGTGCGACTGTTTTCACCCAACTGCTGCCGATTGATTTGCCGATAGGTATCATCGGCCTCTTCTAAATTCACCGTGATTACGCCATTGAGGTGCCCTGTTGTAACGGTGGGATTTGAAACGGTGCTGATGATGTCAAAGGCGAGTCCATCCGCAGGGTTTTCTGATTTCAAAGGCAGCGTGA includes:
- a CDS encoding zinc-binding metallopeptidase family protein is translated as MQRFNCDCGNVIFFGSSRCLKCGKEVGYDPYTNEMLRIQPSVGMKLCENGVKHGVCNWLVPANSRQKLCLGCLMNRTIPDLNSERNLILWGRMEMAKKRLIYTLLHIGITLPLKSENPADGLAFDIISTVSNPTVTTGHLNGVITVNLEEADDTYRQINRQQLGENSRTLLGHFRHESAHYLWQRFLSNLPWEDPLRMAFRERFGDEWLDYAGALSAHYQKGPSTGWEQNYITGYAASHPWEDWAETWAHYLQIADGLETCEGLGIQVQHVALPLVLMPVEAGFLPTILKHDPVANDEFLAWLQRWICLSTVLNEISNSLGESALYPFVIPVKVAQKLRLAHHFAQVWGRRL